ACGCCTTCACCAGGTTGTCGGTGGTTATCTCCACTACTTCGTTGTCTTCTTCGCAGCGGGCGCGGCCTTGGAGCTTGCCTCAATCGTCATCTGCGGGCCATTTGGGGCCCGATCCGCCACAATCTTCCCGGCCAACAGATCGATGGTCGCCGATCCCGCGTCGCGCCACGTCATTTTCCGGACAGGATCATCGGACGACACGGTCACATGTCCGGTCAGCACCGCCTTGCCCTCGTAGCGGTCCCACGTGATCTTGTCCGAAGAGCCCTGGATCGTGCGTTTTTGCGCCGGGGCATTCGTCGCGCTGATGGCCTGTTTGGCGATAAACACCACGTGCCCCTCGGCTACGGCAGACGACAGATCATCTTTCCCCGTCGCCGGGTTGGGGCCCATCGTCAAGCGCATCGTATCGGACGATATCTTCTGTCCATCCGGTGTCACAACGTTCACACCGCCGGACAGGAGGATGCTCTTCCCGCTGATGTCAACTTCGGAATGGTCCGCCAGAGCGGTGGCCGATCCGAGGTGCATGCCCTGGGCTTTGGCCTGCTTTGCCCCGTATACGCTCACCGCGCCGCAGGCGCCGAACACGAGCATCGAAGCGACCAGCCGGCCGGCAATTGTCTTTTTCGTCATCTTTCGTGCCACTCCATACCCTGCGTGTCCGCCCTGGTTCATTCGGGCTTAACGGCCAAATGCACGTTGCCGTCCAGGTTAACCTTTGTTAACGGGGTCTTGCCCGTCACGCGGTCGGACGTCATGTACACCGGTTTGCGCTCATACCGCACCGATCCGGTCCCCTTAAACGCCTTGGTGCCGGCGTTCCATGTCATACGGTCCACGCGAAACGAAGCCTTCGTCCGTACGGCGCGGGCGGTCAGTCCGCCCCACATGATCAAATCTTTCGCTTTCACATCCACGCGGGCATTCGGCGCCTCGATCACCACGTCGGGCGTCCCCTCATGATAGAGCGTCACGCGCGTGTGCGTTAGGGTCGCGTCTGCCGTTGCGGCGCTTTGGGTCGATTTCAGCGTTCGGATGGAGTAGAGTTTGCGCCCCTTTGCGTCGCTGCCGATCAGTTCCAGGCCTTTCGCCAGTCCGGTGACCGTTGGCAGGACCTCAGGCTTGAGGGTTGGTCTTGGGGCGGTCTTCGGCCCGCCGCACCCGCACATGCCGGCACAGCTCGCCAAAGCGATCCGCATCGCCCAACCCCGGTTATTGTGATGGCCCAACCGCATACACCGCGAACCCCTTTTCCCGGATCGTTTCCCGCCATGCGCCGGAGTCGATTGCCTGCTTCGCCAGATCCGGCCATCGTTCGTTCGGCGACGGCGCGGGGCCCCAGTTGATTAGAACGTGCGTGACCCCCTGCTCCTTCAAAACCCGGTTCATATCCTCGGCGGACCGCAGCGTTTCCCAGGGGATGACTGTGCTCTGTGCGCCATCTCCCCACTCGTATGGGCGGTCCAGATAGAATCCACGCACTTCGTTCAGCAGCAACAACCTGGTGTTCGCGGGCAATTGCGCGTTGACGGCCTTGCATACATTGTAGGTCGGTTCGGTCCGTGATAGATACGCGTCCTGTGATTCACCGCCCCACGCAACCGCCCAGCATGGCTCGACCAGCGCATTCAGAGGAGCGAGCCCCCAGAGAATGGCCAGCGCACAGAACGCTCCAATCCCGGCCCGCCACAGCCGACCCTCGTGCCAGAATGCGCGCGCCCCCGCCACCGCCGGGATCAACAGAATCGGGAGGATTGGGATCAGATACCGCGTCTGGTGCGTCAGCGCGAACCATACCAGAACAAACGCGCCACCGTAGGCCGCGAACCATCCCGGCGCACGGCTTGACGTGCCCTTTGGACGCGCCAATAACCATAACGGCAGGAAGCCGATCACCCCGATACCCAACGTTCCGAAGACCGCCGCGAAGACGTTGTTTCCGGACGCCGTTTCCAGCGCTCCCCGGAACGCCGCCGGCGGGTTTGCGTAATACTGCGACTGAAACGCCGTGCTCCAGGGCGCCACCCACAGCGCATACAGGGTCTTGCCGATGCCGAAACGCCCCTGCTCCGCCGCGTACTGCGCCGCCTGCGCCGCGCCCCACCACCGCCCTCCAAAGAGACTGTACGCGAACGGGTAGAAAGGGTTTCCGGTCCAGATCCACGTCTTGATGTACCATGGCGCGCCGATGGCGAGCATCAGCCCCGTGAGCAGCCCCACCTGCTTCCACGCCGCGCGACGTTTGAGCGCCAGCCCGGCAGCCCACAGCACCAGAAGCCCGGAGGTGGCAATCATCGTCATCTTTACGCCGCAAGCCAGGCCGCCGCATATGCCCGCCAGCACCAGCCAGCCCGAGGAGGGGGTCAGGGGGTGAGGGGGTGAGGGGGAGGCGGATTCGCCCCCTCTCTCCCTCCCCCCGTCTCCCGCTCCCTGACTCTCAATCCATCGCGCGAACGCGAAGACGCCGAGGCTCACATAAAGCGCCGCCGCCAGGTCGATATAGGCCGTCGTCGCTTCCCAGCCGACCGCCGGGACGGCCAGGAATAACGCCGCCGCCAGCAGCCCCGCCTTGCGGCTCACCCAGCGCCGCGCGGCCCAGTAGCAGGTCAGCGCGCAAAGCATGCCGTAGAACCAGTGGACGAGTTTCGCCGCTCCGAGATTCCCCACCGACAAGCCAACGGAGTACAGCATCTCGGTCAGCATCGGGAAGCCCGCGTGGTTGTCGTACGGCAACATATGAATCCGGCCGTCGTGGAGCCACACTTTGGGAACCGCGAAATGGTAGGCCAGCGTGTCCCATTCGTTGGAGGTCGGGGGCGCGAGAGCCCCCGTCAACGTCAAGAGGGCGAAGAGTGCGGTGACGAAAGTTAGCGCACCCGTGAGCGCGTCCGGTCGCCAGGCCTTCGACGACGCCAACAGTCTCGGCAGTCTCTCCAGTAGTGGATGCGGGAGTTGCCTGATCGGAGATGCGAGCAGGCCCAGAATCAGCACCCATAGCAGGTCCTTTCCGGGCGAAAAGCGATACGCCCACCCCATGAGCCCAATCCCATAGCCGAGCAACCCCAAGCCCAATGCCGTTGTGATAACGACATAAGCTAACCCCTCCGGACGCAGGGCCGGCACCCTGCGTGTCAGGAGGATGCCGCCGACCCAAAACCCGGAAAGCACGACGACGAAGAGGAGACCGAAACTCAAGATCGCTTCCGGCATGGTCACGCCTCCTCCCGCAGCGAGTGTAACTGGCCGATCACTTTCCAGCCGTTGCTACCCCGCTCCACCGTCCACACGCCCGCATAGCGCGCATGACTGCCTGTGTGGCAGAGCCAGGTCCCGCCGATGCGTTCCGGTTCCGGCATTACTGTGTGGGAGTGGCCGCCCAGCACGATGTCGTACAGGCCTTCCTCGGCGATCCGGCGATCGTCTTTGATGCCTACGTGTGACAGGCAGACGAGAAGGTCAACGCGCGGCCGGAGCTCCGCCGCGGCGTCTCGAGCGGCTTCGAGAGGGTTCGTAAACAACAGGTCGCAAAGGTGGTGTGTCCACATCGCTTTGGTGATCATCGGAACGGTCACACCCACAACCCCGACCCGGATGCCGGCAACATCGAGCTCGACAAACGGCTCCACCCCGGAGATAGGTTGACCCGCCGTGATGTTGGCGCTCAGTACAGGGTAACCGGCCGATTTGATCTTCATCTCCACGATGCTGCGCCAGAGGTGGGCTTCCCGGTTTCCCAGGGCCATCGCGGCGTAACCAAGAGAGCTCATGCGCTCCAGTATCGGCTCCCCGGCCGGCCGGAATCCCAGGTTGCCCGCGCCGACGGCATCGCCCGCATCAAGCAACAGGCACGGCCCACTGCCGTCGCGCAGAGCAGCCAGGCGCCCCGCCTCGCCATCCCCGAGCCGGTTGTGGAAATCGCCCGTATGGATTATCGTCAGCATCAGGAGTCAGGAGTCGGGAGTCAGCATCCAGCATTCGGCATTCGGCATCCAGGCCGATTTGAAGCGCGCTCCGAATTCACAGTCCGTAAAGGCGGACTTTGTGCTCATTGTGGCCGCGAATACGTTCGCTGCGGTCTGAAGTCGCCGGAATCAGGTTGCGGGCATTTTGATATTTGCATTTGGCAATTTTCATTTTGCATTGCCCGTCCGCTGCCGCAATCACTGCCGGGCTTCGCCATTGGCCTCCAGCGTCTCCACCCAGCGTTCCGCCGCATTGGCCCAGCCGCCCTGCGCGTCCAGAAGCCACTCCAGGAACTCCCGCACCGCGCCGTGCCCACCCTTCATCGACGCCACGAAATCGCATCGCCGACGGATGTCGAACGGGGCGTCCGCGGGGGCCGCCGTCAGACCCGCGATGCGGAGCGCCGGAAGGTCGTTCCAATCGTCCCCCACAAACGCGATCTCATCGACGTCCAAGCCGTGATCCGCCGCAATCCGCCGCAGCGCATCGCCCTTGTTGCGGCAACCCTGCAACAGAACCTCGATCCGTAATTCCTCGGCGCGAGTGCGCACCGCCACCGAATCGCGTCCCGTCACAATCGCGAAACTCAGCCCGGCGCGGCGAGCCACACTCACGCCCAGGCCATCCCGCGCGTGGAACACCTTCGACTCTCCGCCGTCGCCAAGCACGAGGGCGCCGTCCGTCAAAACGCCATCCACGTCCATCGCTACCATTTTGATCCGGCGCGCCCGCGCCAGAACGTCATCGGAAGTTTGCATACGCTCTTAGCATAGCAAAGCCCGCGAAGAGGGCTGAGATCCGGGATTTATGCTACAAGACTTGAGATATCTCCGCGCTGACTCCGGATTCATCGTTCATCATTCATCGCTTCCGCCTCAGCCCTATAATGCACTGATGCAATCCCAATTCACAGACCTGGCGCCGCTGTACGACTCCCTGATGGCGGAGATACCGTATGAGCATTGGGTGGATTACGTGCTCAAACTCGCAGCGTTGGAACACCACACCGTCCATCGAGTGCTCGATGTCGGCTGCGGCACCGGCAGCGCCGCTTATCTCCTGGCCGATCGTGGCTGCGAGGTCGTCGGTTTCGACGCTTCGCCGCAGATGATCGAGGTGGCCCGGCGAAAGGCCGGCGGCCGACGCAACCCGTCGTTCTTCGTTTCCCGCATGGAGGAACTGAACTCCTCCTCCACTCCGTCTCCTTTCGATACGGCCATCAGCCTCTTCGATACCGTCAATTACGTCACGGACCCGACGGATCTGCAGCGCGCGTTCAAGGCGGTCTTCACGGTGCTGGAGCCCGGCGGCCTGTTCATATTCGACATGAACACACCCTTTGCGCTCGAAATGGAGATGTTCACGCAGAACAACCTGAAATCCAGGGGCGAACCCAAATACAGTTGGATCAGCAAGTATAACCCTCTGGAGCGCCTGACGACGGTGGATATGTCCTTCTATGTCAAACAGGGCGACACCCGCGTTACCGTGAAGGAGACCCACTTTCAGAGAGCGTATGCGGTTTCCGAGATCCATAAGATGCTGGCGATTGCCGGTTTAGACGTCCTCGACACCTTTGAGGCGTTCACACTGAAGAAGCCGCGCGCTTCAACCGACCGGGCGCACATTGTGGCCCGGCGGCCCCGAATCTGACTCCTGAATTCTGAGAGGTTTCCGCTAGTGCTGCGAGTCCGTTCCATAGTCCTGTTATTCGCCGCGGCCGGACCGTGCGCCGCCGTCCAGACGTCACCGGTGACGCCGCCCCCGGTGACGCTGCCCCCCGGTCAGCCGGCCGTGGTGTCCGCGGCTCAGGCGCCGGCGCCCCCGCCCAACGCGGTTGTACTCGTCGAGCGCAAGGCTGCCGACTGGCTCTCTGCCGCCGGCGTCCCGGCGAAGGTGGTGACGGAGACACAACTGCCCGCGGCATTGGACGGCGCCACCCTGGTCGTCCTGCCGGCGCAGGAGATACGACGGACGGACACGGTTGACGCGCTGAAGGCCTACACTGCCAGGGGCGGCCGCATTCTGGCGACATATTGGGGCCCTCCGGGCATCAAGACGGCTGTCGCCGCGCCGCTCTCCTCCCTGCTGAGCGTCAATGTGACCGGTTGGAGCGGCAAGGGAAACAACTATATCGCTGGGGTCGGCGCGGGCAAGCCGCTTTTCAACGGAACGGGGCGCCTTTATCTGGGTCGGGGATACACCGTTGTCGCCACCTTCATACCGCCGTCTCAGTCCGGCGCCACGACGCGGGGCCCGCAGGCCGGAAAGCCCCCCGCACAGCCAGTCGCTCCCTCTGCCCCCCTCCCCATCGCGCCCTCGCTGCCTCCGTTCGTGGCCGGGCGATGGGTTAAACAGGATGGCCGGCCGCTTCGAGACAAGGACACCGCCGTCGTCCAGACCGCTGCGACAATCTGGATTGCGGAAAACATCTTCGCAAGCGGCAACGATTCGCCGGAGGTGCGACGCTGGTTCGCCAACGCTGCTACCACGGTGGCTCCAGCGCTGCGTCTTCCCGCGAAACAGGCCCTGCTCACCGGCGCACAGTCGCGCCTCGATGCCGCCCGCGCCGCCGTCACCGCCGCCCGGGCCCAGGGAGTGGATGCGCCGTTCAACGAAGCGCAGACATCGCTGGATGCCGCCACAACCGCCCTGGCTGATGCGGGGAAGGCGATGGATCTGACCGGCGTTCAGAAAGCTCTGGACATCTTTGATCACGCTCTGGCCGATGCGTCGGCGCAATCGACCCCATCCCGCACCGTCGAAGCCCGCGCCGTTTGGATAGAGCAGAGCGCCCTCACGAAATCACGGGACGACATCCGCCGCCTCGTCGGTCGGCTGGCGGACGCCCGCTTCAACGTGATTCTGCCCGAGGTCGTGTACCGGGGGCGCACTGCCTACCCCGGCAGCGTGTACCAGCAGGATTCTCGATTCGCCGGCTTCGACCCTCTCCGCTCTTTGATCGATGAAGCCCATAAACGCGGAATGGAAGTACACCCGTGGGTCTGGACATTGTGCGTGGGCTACTCCGGCGAACAAGGGCCCATTCTGCGCTCAAACCCCGAATGGGCTGCTCGCGACAAGGCCGGACGCACGATGACGGACGGCAACCGGTCGTTCTGGCTCAGCCCCGCCGTTCCGGCTGCCCGCACCGTCATGCGAAACGTCATCCGCGAGCTCGCGGCGCGCTACGACATTGACGGCATCCACCTGGACTACCTCCGCTACAACAGCCCCTGGTTCGATTACTCGGACGATGCGCGAGCCGCCTACAAAGCGGCAACCGGCGAAGACCCATCCGGCATCTCGTCAGTCAGTCCGGCGTACGTTAAGTGGCACTTGTGGCGCGAAGAACAGGTCAACACACTCGTTCGGGAAATCCACAGCGACCTTGCCTCCGTCAGGCCGGGTACGAAGCTGAGCGCCGCTGTGTATCAAACGCCTGACGATGCGCGCCGCGACCGCTTGCAGGACTGGGCCTTCTGGTTGAAGAATCGCTGGCTGGATTGGGTGGCGCCGATGACGTACACCTTGGATGCTTCGGAGCTGAGCCGGTGGCTTACCGCCGATGAGGCCGCCGCGAAAGACTCCGCCCACCTCGTCCCCGGTCTCGACGCAGGCGCCGCGAGCGACCCGCTGGCCCTGAGCGCACAGATCGCCGCCGCCCGGTCCGTGCCGGCCCAGGGAATAGCGATTTTCTCTGCGAGCGGCCTGACCGATGACCAGCTTCGCAGCCTGCGTATCGGGGCGTTCCGATCCGCGGCGATGACACCTTGGAAGGATCCGGGCAGAGCCGCCACCGCCCTTGCCACGGCATCCGCCCAGATGTTCGGCGCACAGGCGGCGCCCGACGATGCCACCGCCACGGCCGCCCGGAACGCAGCCAGCGCCATCACAGCTTGGTCCGCCGGGACCGCTGGACAAAAGGCCGCGGCGTCGCCGCCGGAGGCTCGGGACAAGGCGCTGTCCGACGCCCGTTACAGCCCCGCTCGGAACCTGCTGGAGGACGCGCGGCGGATCGTGGCGGCATCACTCCTCCTCGCGCCCGAAGCGGGGCTCAAGCCCTCCCCGCCGCCCATCACCACCGTCGCGAATCCCAACCCTCTGCCGGCCGTTTACGTGCCGATGACCACCGCAATGATCACGGTTGACGGAAAACTCGACGAGCCCGCCTGGCAAAGCGCCGCGACCGCCGACCTGACGCATACGAGCGATGGACCTCGCGCGAAGGTCGGCGCCGTCGTCAAGCTCCTCAGGGATGCGACGACACTCTATATCGGGTTCACGTGCCCGGAACCGAATATGGCGGCGCTGACCGCGGGTGTCACAGACCGGGACGGCGCGGTCTACAACGACGATTCCGTGGAAGTATTCCTCGCGCCCAATGCCGTCGGGCTGCCGTACTATCATTTCGTCGTCGGCGCCGGTGGCGGAACTTGGGACGACAGAACCGGGGACAGGGCCTGGAACGCGCGATGGACGTCGATGGTAACCAGGGACGCATCAGCATGGACCGTCGAGATCGCCATCCCGTTCAGCTCGCTGAACGCCTCGCCGGCCGGGCCGTGGCGCGCCAACTTTGCCCGCAATCGCCGCCCGGACGGCCCGTCGTTCATCACCTGGTCGACGCCCTACGGCAGCTACCACAACCCAGACCGCTTCGGCAATCTGACGTTCTGACACGCCGCGCCCGGCGATCGCTACCCGGTGGGCGGGTTGTGGACCCATGACCGCAGCGGTTCGTACGGGCCCGTGAACGGCCCACGGGCGCTCGCGATCACGGACAGCGGATCGTCGAGGGCCATCCAGTGGTCGCGGTACCAGGTGCAGGGCCTGAAATCGTCGCCGAGGCTCCGCATCTTCTCCGCCATCGATGTCCGCAGCGACTCCAGGATAGGGGCGGATCCGGGCTCACCCGCGAGGTTGCGCAACTGGTACGGATCCTCCGTGTTGTCGAAGAGCAGCTCAAATCCGTCCTTCAGGTAGCGGGCATACGTATATCGCTTTGTGCGGACGGCGCGCCACTCGTGGCCATCTTCCCAGAGATACGTATGTCCGGTGCCTTGAAGCATGGCGAAGTCCGGTTCGGGCCCGGGTAGCCCCATTGCCCGCGCGCTCAGATCCAGTCCTTCCATCTCCTCCGGGACCGGCAATCCCAGCAGTCCCAGCAGCGTCGGGGCGATGTCCGGCGTATTGAGGCACGCGTCACAGTTCGCTCCCGCCGGGATGCGTCCCGGCCAGCGGACCAGGAATGGGATGCGGGCCGCCTCGTCGTAGAACGTCGTTTTCTGGATCCGGCCTTGTGCGCCGAGCATCTCGCCATGGTCCGACGAGTAGACGAAGACCGTGTCCCGATCTATGCCGGCGTCGCGAATCGCCGCCGTCAGGCGTGCCAGCTCGTCGTCCAGCAGATGCACCAT
The window above is part of the Armatimonadota bacterium genome. Proteins encoded here:
- the lptC gene encoding LPS export ABC transporter periplasmic protein LptC, which translates into the protein MRIALASCAGMCGCGGPKTAPRPTLKPEVLPTVTGLAKGLELIGSDAKGRKLYSIRTLKSTQSAATADATLTHTRVTLYHEGTPDVVIEAPNARVDVKAKDLIMWGGLTARAVRTKASFRVDRMTWNAGTKAFKGTGSVRYERKPVYMTSDRVTGKTPLTKVNLDGNVHLAVKPE
- a CDS encoding LptA/OstA family protein gives rise to the protein MTKKTIAGRLVASMLVFGACGAVSVYGAKQAKAQGMHLGSATALADHSEVDISGKSILLSGGVNVVTPDGQKISSDTMRLTMGPNPATGKDDLSSAVAEGHVVFIAKQAISATNAPAQKRTIQGSSDKITWDRYEGKAVLTGHVTVSSDDPVRKMTWRDAGSATIDLLAGKIVADRAPNGPQMTIEASSKAAPAAKKTTK
- a CDS encoding HAD family hydrolase; this translates as MQTSDDVLARARRIKMVAMDVDGVLTDGALVLGDGGESKVFHARDGLGVSVARRAGLSFAIVTGRDSVAVRTRAEELRIEVLLQGCRNKGDALRRIAADHGLDVDEIAFVGDDWNDLPALRIAGLTAAPADAPFDIRRRCDFVASMKGGHGAVREFLEWLLDAQGGWANAAERWVETLEANGEARQ
- a CDS encoding family 10 glycosylhydrolase produces the protein MLRVRSIVLLFAAAGPCAAVQTSPVTPPPVTLPPGQPAVVSAAQAPAPPPNAVVLVERKAADWLSAAGVPAKVVTETQLPAALDGATLVVLPAQEIRRTDTVDALKAYTARGGRILATYWGPPGIKTAVAAPLSSLLSVNVTGWSGKGNNYIAGVGAGKPLFNGTGRLYLGRGYTVVATFIPPSQSGATTRGPQAGKPPAQPVAPSAPLPIAPSLPPFVAGRWVKQDGRPLRDKDTAVVQTAATIWIAENIFASGNDSPEVRRWFANAATTVAPALRLPAKQALLTGAQSRLDAARAAVTAARAQGVDAPFNEAQTSLDAATTALADAGKAMDLTGVQKALDIFDHALADASAQSTPSRTVEARAVWIEQSALTKSRDDIRRLVGRLADARFNVILPEVVYRGRTAYPGSVYQQDSRFAGFDPLRSLIDEAHKRGMEVHPWVWTLCVGYSGEQGPILRSNPEWAARDKAGRTMTDGNRSFWLSPAVPAARTVMRNVIRELAARYDIDGIHLDYLRYNSPWFDYSDDARAAYKAATGEDPSGISSVSPAYVKWHLWREEQVNTLVREIHSDLASVRPGTKLSAAVYQTPDDARRDRLQDWAFWLKNRWLDWVAPMTYTLDASELSRWLTADEAAAKDSAHLVPGLDAGAASDPLALSAQIAAARSVPAQGIAIFSASGLTDDQLRSLRIGAFRSAAMTPWKDPGRAATALATASAQMFGAQAAPDDATATAARNAASAITAWSAGTAGQKAAASPPEARDKALSDARYSPARNLLEDARRIVAASLLLAPEAGLKPSPPPITTVANPNPLPAVYVPMTTAMITVDGKLDEPAWQSAATADLTHTSDGPRAKVGAVVKLLRDATTLYIGFTCPEPNMAALTAGVTDRDGAVYNDDSVEVFLAPNAVGLPYYHFVVGAGGGTWDDRTGDRAWNARWTSMVTRDASAWTVEIAIPFSSLNASPAGPWRANFARNRRPDGPSFITWSTPYGSYHNPDRFGNLTF
- a CDS encoding metallophosphoesterase, with translation MLTIIHTGDFHNRLGDGEAGRLAALRDGSGPCLLLDAGDAVGAGNLGFRPAGEPILERMSSLGYAAMALGNREAHLWRSIVEMKIKSAGYPVLSANITAGQPISGVEPFVELDVAGIRVGVVGVTVPMITKAMWTHHLCDLLFTNPLEAARDAAAELRPRVDLLVCLSHVGIKDDRRIAEEGLYDIVLGGHSHTVMPEPERIGGTWLCHTGSHARYAGVWTVERGSNGWKVIGQLHSLREEA
- a CDS encoding class I SAM-dependent methyltransferase gives rise to the protein MQSQFTDLAPLYDSLMAEIPYEHWVDYVLKLAALEHHTVHRVLDVGCGTGSAAYLLADRGCEVVGFDASPQMIEVARRKAGGRRNPSFFVSRMEELNSSSTPSPFDTAISLFDTVNYVTDPTDLQRAFKAVFTVLEPGGLFIFDMNTPFALEMEMFTQNNLKSRGEPKYSWISKYNPLERLTTVDMSFYVKQGDTRVTVKETHFQRAYAVSEIHKMLAIAGLDVLDTFEAFTLKKPRASTDRAHIVARRPRI